In Leptospira bourretii, the genomic window TATGTTAAATGCAGCTCTTAGTAATTCTCAAGTAAATAATATATTAAACGATGATGATGTTTATGATTTCTTTCGTACACTTATATCAGGAAAAATAACACAAGTTATTTTAGATAAATACAATTCTGTATTGGTAGATTTAAACTTAATTCCACCTAATTCCACTTCGGCTAACAGCAACTAACCGCTTCACTTCGGGACTTGCGCCCTCGTTCGGTCTCCGACACATAGGCTTTTGGCACTCCTCTTGCTTACGCAAGCGTCGTGCCAATCCCTAACGTCCCTTTCAGGGACTCAGGGCCAGCCTACGTCGGTTAGTCTAGTTCGTTATGCGACAAAGTCTAAAACTAGAAACATTAAATGAGAAAAATAATACTTAACCTACTGAATACCATGTTCGCGCTAATTTTATGGCACACATCTTTCTGGACTGAAGCAGGAGTAACACCATTTAACCAAGAAAATTTTCTTCTTAATAAATTCTATTCTATATATCTGTTCCCATATAAAATAGAACTTGGATTTATGTGTGGGATATTAATGATTCTACTCACAGTCCTCTTATCATTATTTCCCGTTGCAAATATAAAAGTAAGACTTACTGAACGAATTTTAGAATTACTAGAAAAACAAGAATTTCAAGCTCGAGGACAGCAATGCAGAATAACTATTTACACGAAATCAAGTTATTTCTCAGTTTTATGGTGTTATGTTTTTCATCTTCTAATTTTAAGATTTAGGCAAATGTGGAAAGATAATGCAATTTTGTATGGATTGCTTAAATTCCCATTCCCTTGGAATGATTATCTCGTAATTTATTCACGATATGGCAATCCTGGGTTTAAAAATAAGGGCACTTTTTTCAAATTCCAAACCACATAGATGAGATAAACGGAATTGTCCCTAATACCTGGTATAATAAAACTACAGTGAATGCCTCGTTGCCGAAATTAAAAAAGAAGCAAATAAGTGAAAAATGGAATAAATTAAGTCCCATTGATAAAAGCAAATTACAACAATATATAACGGAAGGTAAAATAAAAAAGTCAGTAGATATTAGATGTTTCGGTAGACCGTCATCTCATTTCTATTCAATTCCGATTTTGAATCTAGAGCAAGAAATAAATGGAGTTTTAATTTTGGACTCCGACCAAAATCAATCGCCATTTGCCTCAAATGGCAAATTTGCATCTAGAATTTCAACTTATACACGAATTATAGAAAGAATTATTAATAGCTAAGCCTGGGAGAAATCAAATGAGAATGCCGATTGTTTTAGATAAACAAGAAAACATAGAAAACAGTATCCTCGTCGATACAAAAGTTCCTACAAGCGATATACCAATTTACGCTAGGGTAACCTTGTCCGAAAACTTAAGCAAATTACATATACGAATTGAATATGATTCCGAGGAAAGCAAAATAGAAAACATTGATCATGGAAATGTTTCCTATTTAATAGGTAAAATTACAGGAAGGATCTATGGACTTCATATTATAGATTCTAGCAAAACCACCTCTATTGAAATATCAAATTTAATCTCACTATTATTTGAACAATTTAAAGAAGATACTCGAAAGAAAAATAATCTGACACTTTCAATTTCAATTATCACAGAGATACTATCAAAAATATCCGAAGATATTAATCCGTTAAATAAATAACCGACTTCGTCGCATAACAGCGACTTAACGCTTCACTTCGGGACTTACGCCCTCGCTCGGTCTACGACACATTCCCCTCTGGCACTCCTCTTGCCTCTGCAAGCGTCGTTCCAGTCCCTAACGTCCCTTACAGGGACTCAGGGTCGGGGAACGTCGTTAAGTCTAGTTCGTTATACGCAATTAGTCAAAATTCTTATGAAAACAAAAGCAAATAGCAGATTATACATATTCGGAGCAGGATTAAGTCATTCATATAACAAAGATATTTTCCCTCTTACCAATAATCTTATAAAAAAAGCTTTTGATTTAAAGTTATTAGAGAAAAAAGAAACTTTAAGAGCTTTCGTATCTGATATTTTCAATGAATCAATAGACAATATAAACTTTGAAAAAGTTGCATCTTTCTTATATAACAATCCTTTTTCGAGCGAAGGAGAACCTAAACAAACGTATGATCTCTTATATATAGAACTTATAAGTATAATATCATTAATTTATGGAAATCCAAATCTGGTTTCTGCAGATACTGAAAAATGGAAAATCGATACTTTAAATGCATTTTCAACTCATTTTCAAAAATCAGATTCAACTATAATTAGTTTTAATTATGATTTATTAATTGAACATTATTTGCAAAAAAATACTCAATGGAATCCAATATATGGATATCATATGCCATTTTATCCTCCATTTTCATACCAGCCTTACAATGACCATATTCAGCGTATTGGCGGTTCGATTTTAAAATTGCATGGATCTCTCAATTGGGGACTACCTCCAGAAGAAATTCTAAACGCTAAATATGAAAAATTAATATTAGATACTGAAAACTATTCTGAAACTATTTTTAGAACTAAATATGATTCCTTATATTTTACTAATAACAAACTATACCCATATTTAATACCTCCCGTTGCAGGTAAAATTTACGAAAATTTTATAATGAGGAACCTTTGGAGAAAAGCAAAAGCTGCAATGCAAATATATCCAGAGATTCATATAATTGGTTACTCGTTGCCAGAATCAGACACTTCAGTTGAATTTTTATTTCGATTGGGAAGTAAAGAAACAGCTCCATTTGGTGGGCAAAAAATAATACACATTGTTGATCCATGCATTCGTAATGATAAGGAAAGTGAATTTGAAACAATACTTAAAGCTGGAAATTCAAAAAATCTCGTCAAAATACATAAAATGGATGGAATGGAATATCTAAAAAGTTTGAATTATCAAACTGACTAACTGCGTATAACAGCGTCTTCCCGCTACGTTTCGGCACAAGGCCTCACTCGGCCTACGGCAAATTCCCTTTCTGTCACTCGTTTGCATCCGCAAACTCCGTGCCAGTCCCTAACGTCCCGTTCCGGGACTCAGGGTCAGGGAACTTCGGGAAGACTAGTTCGTTAGTTGCAATATCCGAAAAATCTTAATGAAGAAATTAGTTAAAGTGTTTTCCGCTGAATTTTGCAAATCGCTGAATAAGAAATTCAAGAAGAGAAAGACAAAAAGAAGTTAAGACAAGAAGATCAAAAGCAAACCAACGAACGTATTTTTCTTTATTTTTGTCTTTCTACGGGATTACGTTTATAAAAATACGGAAGGTTCTTAAGAAAGGTTTTAGAGGCCTCCATTGCTCTTGGAAGCGGAAAACAAAAGAATTAAATCTAAAGAAAGGAAAGAATTAAGAAATTTAAGAGAAGAATTAAATACGAAGATTAATAAGATTTTTCTTTTCCAATGGAGTTCCTAAGTAAAAATATACTCACGAATAGGCATAAAATTCATTTTCAAATGTAACAGGAGCTTTGTATCCAATTTTGGAGTGCAAACGCTTTCTGTTGTAAAAAACTTCAATATACTCAAATAGAGAAGTTCGAGCCTGTTCTAAAGAATGGAAGTTCTTATGGTTTGTAAACTCTCTTTTTAATGTAGCAAAAAAAGATTCCGCAGGAGCATTGTCCCAACAATTTCCTTTTCTACTCATACTTTGAATGAATCCTTTTGATGTTAGCTGTTCACGAAATTCTCTACTCGCATACTGGCTCCCTCTATCAGAATGGATGATAAGTCCCTCGTTTGGTTTTTGGTTCTCAACGGCATTTTCAAAAGCTCTCATAACGAGAGAAGTTTTCATATGAGTGTCAACAGCCCATCCAACAATCTTCTTTGTGCATATATCTTTGAATTTACATAGATATAGAAATCCAAACAAATAGGGAATGTAGGTAATATCACTCACATAAACTGTGTTTGGTGTTGATACTTCAAAGTTTTGTTCAAGCAAGTTTGGACTAATTGCTTCTTCATGATTTGAATCTGTCGTCACAGGAGGCTTGAATTTCCTAGTTGTAATGGCTTTAATCCCATTTTCCCGCATAATTTTTGCCACCGTGGGTATACTCACCTTAATTCCCCTTGCTTTTAGTTCTTTCTGAACTCTTGGACTTCCGTAAGAAAGTAGATCACCCTTATGGAATCTTCTAATTTCAGATAAGATTTCTACGCTTTTTTGATTTCGAATCAACTTCGATTTTTTCAACCAAGGATAAAATCCCTTGTGTTTTATATCTAATACTTCGGACATCACTTTGATAGAAAAACCACAGGTTTCCCTATGTTCTTTCATAAAAAGATATTTATCTTCTAAGGACTTAAAGTGATGCCCATTGCCTTTTTTAAAATATCCCTCTGCTGTTTTAAATTTTGAACTTCTCTTTCAAGTTCCTGGATCCTCTTGTCTCGAACATCTTGAAAAGATCCTGTCTCTGTTTGATTTTGATCTAGTTCCTTTTTCCATCTGCCTAGTATCCCATTGGGAAGTCCTAGTTCTTCGCATACCAAGTTTTGGGATTTCCCGCTTGATATTAAATATTGAACCGATTCTCTCTTAAACTCTGTTGTGTATTGTTTTCTCCGCTTCATGGCAACCTCTTGTAGTCGTTTGTTGCCTATTGTCGAGTATATAATCTGTTAGGAACTTCAATACGATCTTAGCAAAAATAAATGCACTTATAAGCAAATCCCAAATAATTATAATAGATCTTCAAGAATCCAATACTAATCTATTAAGTGAATTAGGAGTTGCGCTTAACCAAAAAAACAAAAAAATTATTATTATTAAAAACGAAGGCTTCAATAATATTGATAACCTTTTAAATATCCATGATGTAAATAATTTGATGAATGATATTGCAATTATAAGAAAATATAATAATGATTTTTACAATGATTATGAATTCGTTAACCAAATTTCAGATTGGCTTAAAAGATTTGCTGAATCTCTTGCTGAGTCTTTAGAGAAAGAACCAATAAGATTACTCAGCAAAAAAGAATTCAGGGCTGCAACAATTTCAGCATTCTCGGTTCTAGAAGCAGAAACAAACCAGATTATGAATACGCTAGTTAATGAATATCCATTTCATAAAAATACCTATACAAGAATATTTGATTTCCTCTACTCAAGAAAATATATTCAGCTAGAAGAATACACTAAGCTTAAAGAGTATTACAAAATTCGGAACAAATTAGTCCATGGCGATTCAAAAATCTCAAAGGAAGATGCTACAAATGTTGTCAATCTCATTATGAGTATTTTAGAAAAAATAAAAAAGAATTAACTTCGCATAACAGCGACTAACCGCTTCGCTTCGGGACTTGCGCCCTCGCTCGGTCTACGACACATAGGCTTTTGGCACTCCTCTTGCTTAC contains:
- a CDS encoding SIR2 family protein encodes the protein MKTKANSRLYIFGAGLSHSYNKDIFPLTNNLIKKAFDLKLLEKKETLRAFVSDIFNESIDNINFEKVASFLYNNPFSSEGEPKQTYDLLYIELISIISLIYGNPNLVSADTEKWKIDTLNAFSTHFQKSDSTIISFNYDLLIEHYLQKNTQWNPIYGYHMPFYPPFSYQPYNDHIQRIGGSILKLHGSLNWGLPPEEILNAKYEKLILDTENYSETIFRTKYDSLYFTNNKLYPYLIPPVAGKIYENFIMRNLWRKAKAAMQIYPEIHIIGYSLPESDTSVEFLFRLGSKETAPFGGQKIIHIVDPCIRNDKESEFETILKAGNSKNLVKIHKMDGMEYLKSLNYQTD
- a CDS encoding transposase, giving the protein MKRRKQYTTEFKRESVQYLISSGKSQNLVCEELGLPNGILGRWKKELDQNQTETGSFQDVRDKRIQELEREVQNLKQQRDILKKAMGITLSP
- a CDS encoding HepT-like ribonuclease domain-containing protein is translated as MNDIAIIRKYNNDFYNDYEFVNQISDWLKRFAESLAESLEKEPIRLLSKKEFRAATISAFSVLEAETNQIMNTLVNEYPFHKNTYTRIFDFLYSRKYIQLEEYTKLKEYYKIRNKLVHGDSKISKEDATNVVNLIMSILEKIKKN